The Pseudonocardia broussonetiae DNA segment TCTCGTCGGAGATCTTCGACGGCGTGCACGTCGAGCCCACCGACGACTCGATGAACAAGGCCGTCGAGTACGCCCGCGCGCAGGGCGACTGGGACGGCTTCGTGGCCGTCGGCGGCGGGTCGGCGATCGACACCGCCAAGGCGATCAACCTGCTGACCAGCCACCCCGGCGAGCTGATGGACTACATCAACAAGCCGATCGGCGCGGCCAAGACCCCGCCCGGGCAGCTCAAGCCGCTGATCGCGGTGCCGACGACGGCGGGCACCGGGTCGGAGTCCACCGCCATGTGCGTGCTGGACATCCTGTCGATGAAGGTCAAGACCGGGATCAGCCACTGGCGGCTGCGCCCGACCCTGGCCGTCATCGACCCGCTGCTGACGATGACGCTGAGCCCCGAGGTGAGCGCGGCGTCGGGCATGGACATCGTGTGCCACGCGGTGGAGAGCTACACCGCGCGCTACTACACGACGTTCGACCGCAAGAAGCCCGAGGAGCGCGTCACCTACTGCGGGTCGAACCCGGTGTCGGACCTGTGGTGCGAGAAGGCGATGTCGCTCATCGCGCAGTCGTTCCGCGGCTCGGTGCACGAGGGCTCGCTGGAGGACCGCTCGAACATGATGATGGCCGCGACGTTCGCGGGCATGGGGTTCGGCAACTCCGGCGTGCACATCCCGCACGCCAACGCCTACCCGATCGCGGGCATGGTCAAGGACTACCGCCCGGCGGGCTACCCGCAGGACGAGCCGATGGTGCCGCACGGCCAGTCGGTGTCGCTGACCGCGCCCGAGGCGTTCCGCTTCTCCTTCGAGTCCGCTCCCGAGCGGCACCTGAAGGCCGCGGAGATGATGGACCCGCGGGCCGACAAGCACTCCACCCCGTCGGAGCAGCTCCCGTCGGTGCTCGTCTCGCTGATGCGCGACATCGGGATCCCCAACGGGATCGGCGGCGTCGGCTACACCGAGGCGGACGTCCCGGACCTCGTCCCCGGCACGATGAAGCAGGCCCGCCTGCTGGCGACGTGCCCGAAGACGCCGACCGAGGACGACATCGCCGGGATCCTGACCCGGTCCATCGAGAACTGGTAGCCCCCGTGAGCGGGAACCGTGGCCCTGGCCACGGTTCCCGCTCACGAGCACCGGAGGTGCCGCAGTGCCGATCTACGTCTTCAAGTGCGAGTGCGGGTACCGGTTCGAGTACCTGGCCTCGTTCGACGCCGCCGCCCCCGGCTGCCCGGAGTGCGGCGGTGCCACCCGCAAGATCCCCGCGGGGTTCAGCCTCGGCGGTCAGGCGAGCGCCGGCCTGACCAAGGAGCAGATGCCCCAGACCTGGAGGGGCACCTACAACGGCGACCGCGAGTACGTGACGAAGCTGCGGCGCCAGTGGGACAAGCGCCAGCAGGTCGAGGCGAAGCACCCCGAGATCGCGGGCGACCAGCGGCCGATCATCGCGCACGAGGGCCGCTACCACGCGGCCCCGCTGCGGGCCGGCGACGTGCCCCTGGGCGGGGCGGCGGGGCACGGCACGACGCCCCGGCCGGCCGCGGAGGACGCCACCCCGGCGGCCCCGCCGAGCACCGGTCACGGCCACGGCCACGGCGGCCACGGGCACGGGCACGGGCATGCGACGAAGCCCACGACGGGGTCGACGGGTGCTTCCCCGGCGGGCGGCTCAGACTGAGCCCGTGAGCAGTTCCGACGTCGACGACCTCTCCGCCGCGCTGAGCCGGGCCGTGCGCGGCCCCGTCCGGTTCGACCCGGCCCACCGCGCGATGTACTCCGCGGACGCCTCGAACTACCGGCGCGTCCCGATCGGGGTGGTCACCCCGGTGGACGTCGACGACGTCGAGGCCGCCGTCTCCGTGTGCTCCGCGCACGACGTGCCCGTGCTGCCGCGCGGCGCGGGCACGTCGATCGCGGGGCAGGCGGTCAACGCGGCCGTGGTGCTGGACTTCGCCTCGCACCTCAACCGGATCGAGTCGATCGACCCGGAGGCGCGCACCGCCCGCGTGCAGCCCGGCGTCGTCCTCGACAAGCTCCGCGACGCCGCGCGCCCGCACGGCCTCACGTTCGGGCCCGACCCGTCGACGCACAACCGCTGCACGCTCGGCGGGATGATCGGCAACAACGCCTGCGGCTCGCACTCGGTGGCGTGGGGCAAGACCGTCGACAACGTGCACGCGCTCGACGTCCTCACCTACCGCGGGCAGCGCCTCGAGCTCGGGCGCGGCGAGCACGGCGCCGGGATCCCCGCGCAGCTCGCGGCGCTCGCCGACCGGCTCGGCGAGCAGGTGCGCACGTCGTTCCCCGACCTGACGCGGCGCGTGTCGGGCTACAACCTCGACCAGCTCCTCCCGGAGAACGGGTTCGACCTCGCGAAGGCGCTCGTCGGTACCGAGGGCACGTGCGCCACGGTGCTGGGCGCCACGGTGCGGCTCGTCGAGTCGCCCGCCTTCCGCGCGCTGGCCGTCCTCGGCTTCCCCGACGCCTACACCGCCGCCGACCACGTCATGCCGATCCGCGAGCTCGGGCCGCTGACGATCGAGGGCATGGACGCCGGCCTCATCGCGGCGCTGCGCGCGGCCAACCCGCTGGAGACGGCGTCGCGCGCGCTGCCCGAGGGCGGCGGCTGGCTCTACGTCGAGACCGGCGGCGCGACGCGCGCGGAGGCCGAGGCCGCCGCGGACGCCGTCGTCGTCGCCATGAAGCCCTTCACCCCGCACGCGCTCGTCGTGAGCGACCCGGGGCAGATGAAGGCGCTGTGGCGCATCCGCGAGGACGGCGCCGGCATCCTCACCCGCTCGCCCGACGGCGGCGAGGCCTGGCCGGGCTGGGAGGACGCCGCGGTGCCGCCGGAGAGGTTCGGCGCGTACCTGCGCGAGTTCGACGCGCTGCTGACGAAGCACGGGCGCCGCGGCGCCTACTACGGCCACTTCGGCGACGGCTGCCTGCACGTCCGGATCGACTTCGACCTGCTCACCCGCGAGGGGATCGCGAACTTCCGCGGCTTCATGGAGGAGGGCGCCGACCTCGTGGTCGCGCACGGGGGCTCGCTCTCGGGCGAGCACGGCGACGGTACGGCCCGCGCCGAGCTGCTCCCGCGGATGTACCCGCCGGAGATCATCGCGGCGTTCGAGGAGTTCAAGGGCATCTGGGACCCCGACGACCGGATGAACCCCGGCTCGGTCGTGCGCCCGAAGAAGATGGACGAGGACCTGCGGATCTTCGTCGGGATGCCGACGATGGTCGACGCCCCGATGCTCGCGTTCGCCCACGACCGCGGCTCGTTCGGGCGCGCCACCCGCCGGTGCCTGGGCGTCGGCAAGTGCGTCACGGAGTCGGGCGGCGTGATGTGCCCGAGCTACCGCGCCACCGGCGAGGAGATGCACTCCACGCGGGGCCGCGCGCGGCTGCTGTTCGAGATGGCCAACGGCGAGGTGATCAAGGGCGGCTGGGACTCCACCGAGGTCGACGACGCGCTCGACCTGTGCCTGTCCTGCAAGGGCTGCAAGCGCGACTGCCCCGTCGGCGTCGACATGGCGGCGTACAAGACGGAGTTCCTGGCGCAGCGCTACCAGGGCAAGGTGCGCCCGGCGTCGCACTACTCGATGGGCGCGCTGCCGCGCTGGATGCGGATCGTCGGGAAGCTGCCGGCGGGCGTCGTCGACGTCCTCAACGCCGCGGCCCGCAGCCCGCTCGGGGCCCTGGCCAAGCGGGCGGGCGGGATCACGCCGGAGCGCGCGATCCCGGCGATCGCGCGCACCCCGTACACGCGGACCGGGGTGGGGCCGGGGGCCGGTGCGCGCCTGGGGGCGCGGGTGCGGGCGGGGCTGCCGGGGCCGGTGCGGCGACGGCTGCCGGGCGTCGGCGGGGCCACCCCTGTGCAACGGGACGACAGCGAGGTGGCCCTGCTGCACGGAGGACCGGGCAGCCGCGGCCGCATCCTGCTCTGGCCCGACACGTTCACCAACCACTTCGACCCCGCCATCGCCGTCGACGCCGTCGCGGTCCTGGAGCGGCTCGGCTACACCGTCGAGCTCCCGCCCCGCGACGTCTGCTGCGGGCTGACCTGGACCTCCACCGGCCAGGTCGACGCCGCCCGCCGCGTGCTGCGCCGCAGCCTGCGCACGATCGAGCCGTGGCTGGCGGCGGGCGTGCCCGTCGTCGGGCTGGAGCCGTCCTGCACCGCCGCGCTGCGCGCCGACGGCCCGGAGCTGTTGCCCGACGAGCCGCTGGCCGCCGCGCTGTCCACCGGGGTCCGGACGTTCGCCGAGGTGCTGGGCGAGCACGTCGACGAGCTGGCCGCCGCGGCCACCGGGCCGGCCCGCAAGGCGCTGGTGCAGGTCCACTGCCACCAGCACGCCGAGCTCGGTACCGACGACGACCGCGCGGTCATGGCGGCCATCGGCGTCGACGCCGAGGTGCTCGACTCCGGCTGCTGCGGCCTCGCCGGCAACTTCGGGTTCGAGAAGGGCCACTACGACGTGTCGATGGCGTGCGCGGAGCGGGTGCTGCTGCCCGCGGTGCGCGCCGCGGACGCCGACGTCGACGTCCTCGCCGACGGCTTCTCCTGCCGCACGCAGCTGCGCCAGGCGGGCACCCGCGAGCCGGTGCACCTCGCCCAGCTCGCCGCCCGCGCGCTCGGCGTGTCGTGAGCGGTCGCACGCTCGTCCTGGGCGGCGGCGGGATCACCGGCATCGCCTGGATGCTCGGCCTGCTGGCCGGGCTCGCCGAGCGCGGCGTCGACCTCCGCGCGGCCGACGACGTCGTCGGCACCTCGGCGGGGTCGGTGGTGGGTGCGCAGCTCGCCACGGGCGTCGACGTCGAGGAGCGCTACGCCGCCCAGCTCGCCGACCCGACGGGCGAGGTCGCGGCCGGGATCGGGAAGGGCGCCCTGCTGGCCCTGGGAGTGGCGCTGGTAGGCCCGCGCGACCCGCAGCGGCTGCGCGCCCGCATCGGCCGGTTCGCGCGGAGCGCGGCGACGATGCCCGAGTCCGAGCGCCTCGCGGTGATCGGCGGCCGCCTGCCCGTGCAGGAGTGGCCGGAGCGCTCGCTGCGGATCACCGCCGTCGACGCCCACGACGGTGCCTTCCGCGTCCTGGACCGCACGTCGGGCGTGCCGCTCGTGCACGCCGTCGCCTCGAGCTGCGCGGTGCCCGGCGTCTACCCGCCCGTCACCACCGGCGGCACCCGCTACATCGACGGCGGCGTGCGCTCGCCCGTCAACGCCGACCTGGCCGCGGGCGCGGAGCGGGTCGTCGTGCTCGCGCCGATCATCCGGGGCCTCGGCCCGCAGGGCGGCGTCGCGCCGCAGGTGGAGGGGCTGCGGGCGGCCGGGTCGCGGGTCGTGCTGGTCTCGCCCGACCCCGCCGCCGTCACCGCGATCGGGCGCAACGTGCTCGACCCCGCGCGCCGCGCCGGTGCCGCGCGGGCCGGGCGCACCCAGGCCGCCGACGTGACCGATGCCATCGCCGCGATCTGGACGGACGGATAACGGGTACTCGTGAGCATGGCTCAGGTACCCAGCATCCGGCTCAACAGCGGCGTCGAGATCCCCCAGTTCGGGTTCGGCGTCTTCCAGATCGACCCCGGTGACGTGGGCCCCGCCCTGGGTGCGGCGTTCGAGGCCGGCTACCGGCACGTCGACACCGCGCAGATGTACCGCAACGAGACCGAGGTCGGGCAGGCCATCGCCGCCTCCGGTCTGCGTCGCGACGAGGTCTTCGTGACCACCAAGCTCGACAACGACCGCCACGGCCACGACGAGGCCGTCGCCGCGCTCGGCGAGAGCCTGGAGCGGCTCGGGCTCGACCACCTCGACCTGTTCCTCATCCACTGGCCGCGGCCGTCGGAGGACCGGTACGTCGAGACGTGGAAGGGCTTCGAGAAGCTCGCCTCCGACGGGCGGACGCGCGCGATCGGCGTCTCCAACTTCCAGATCCCGCACCTGGAGCGCCTCGCCGCCGAGACCGGCACCGTGCCCGCGGTCAACCAGATCGAGCTGCACCCCCGCCTCCCGCAGGAGGAGCTGCGCGCCTACCACCGCGAGCACGGCATCGCGACGGAGGCGTGGAGCCCGATCGGGCAGGGCGGCGACCTGCTGAGTGACGAGCGTCTCGTCTCCCTCGGTCAGAAGTACGGCAAGACCCCCGCGCAGCTCGTCCTGCGGTGGCACGTCGAGCTCGGCAACATCGTGTTCCCCAAGTCGGTCACACCGTCCCGCATCAGGGAGAACATCGAGGTGTTCGACTTCGAGCTGGCCCCCGCCGACATGGCGACGATCAGCGAGCTCGACACCGGCGAGCGCATGGGCCCGGACCCCGACTCGTTCGGCTGAGCGGGCTCCCGGGCCGGCTCCGCCCTGCGGGACGGGCCGGCCGCCCCTACCGTCGACGCCCATGCTGGCAATCACCGACATCGCGGCCGAAGCCATCAAGTCGCTGACCACCGACGCCGAGCTGCCCGACGGGGGCGGCCTGCGCATCGCTGCACCGAGCCCGGACCAGGGCCTCGAGCTGTCCCTCGCGGGGCAGCCGTCCGCCGACGACGTCGTGCTGTCGGGGGACGGCGTCGCGGTGTTCCTGGAGCCGGTCGCGGCGCAGGTCCTCGACGACAAGGTGCTCGACGTCCAGCCCGTGGCGGGTGCCGACGGCGAGCAGGAGCTGCGGTTCGCCATCGGACCGCAGCAGCAGCCGGACGCCTGACGTCCTCCGGCACCCCCGGGCCCTCCACCCTCGCGGTGGGGGGCCCGAGCCGTGTCCGGGGTGCCGGGTCGCTCAGCGGCGCCGCGCGGCGAACCAGCGGTGGGCGGCCGGCAGCAGCATCAGCACGGCCGCGACCAGCCCCAGCACGGCGCCGGCGGCGAGCAGCGCCACCACCGCGGGCGGGACGACGCCCAGCGCCAGCACGATCTCCACGACGGTCACGGCGAGCAGCAGCGCCAGGACGACCCGCGCCCCGCCGCGCCCCGAGCGCATCGCCGCGGCCGCGAGGGCGGTGAGGACGCCGACCAGCAGCGCGCCGCCCACGAGCACGGCGGCCGCCGCGGCGACGGCGCGGTCGCGGGTCACCGGGGTCTCGTTCGGGAAGTCGCGGTCGACGACCGCGCGGACCGAGGCGGTGACGCCGTCGAGGTCGAGCAGCAGCACCAGGCCCGCGACGACGCCGAGCACGGCCGCGGCGGTCCACAGCGCGAACGACGCGTCGACGACGCGCGCGCGCCGCGCCACGGCCTCCGACGGGCGCTGGCGGAACTCGAAGCGGGGCCGCCCCGGGGGCTGGGGCGGCGGATCGTGCGGGGTCACGCGATCACCGTACTCATCTGCGCGCGCACCGAACGTGACGGAGCGGTGCGCCCTCACGGGGCGGCGGGAGCGGTGGACGCCGCGGCGGAGGTGGCCGGTGCGGCGGCCGGAGCGGTGGACGTGCCGCCCTGCGAGGCGCCCTCGGTGCCGCCCACGGGTGCGGGCTCGGTGACGGGCGGCGTGCCGCCGCCCTCGGTGCCGCCGGTGTCGCCGCCGGTGCTGCCACCGCCGTTGTCGGCGGGCGGCGTGCTGCCGCCGTCGTCCGCGGGCGGCGTGTCGCCACCATTGTCGGTAGGGGGCGTGTCGGTCCCGCCCGTGTCCTCCGTGCCGCCGGTCCCCGTTCCGGGGCCGGGGACGGGAACGGGAGCGGGAGCGGGGACGGGGGCCGCCGGGACGACCGGGGCCGGAGCCGCGGGAGCGGGCGCCACGGGCACCGCCGCGGGCGTGGGCACGGCCGCGGAGGCCCCCGTCGCGCCGGTGGGCGTCACGCGGGCGACCGGGCGGACCGCCGCCGCGACGGCCTCGGGACGGCGCGGGCCGGCGGGCGTGGTGACGGCGGGCGCCGCCCCGGTCCACGGGTCGACCCCGGCGGGCGCTCCCGCGGCGGGCACGGCGGCGTCGGCCTGGGCGAGGCTCTCGCCGACCACGGCGGCCGGGAGCGGAACGACGCCGGTGGCGAGCGTCGCGGACAGCCCGAAGGTGGCGACGACCGCGATCGACGCGGCGAGCACCAGCGTGCCGCGCCGGCGCCGCGGGGCGTCGGGCTCCTCGGGGGCGTCCTCGAACGCCACCGGCGGCACCGCCGGCAGGACGTCGGGCAGCGGCTCGGCGGCGGGCGCGGCGACGGGCACGGCGACCGCGGGCCGCACCAGGCCCCGCGCGGTGAGCGCGGCCCCGGCGGCGACGACGGCCTTGGGGTCGGCGTCGACCGCGATCGACCGGCCGAGCTCGGCCGAGACCAGCTGCGACACCAGCGGGATCCGCGACGACCCGCCGACGAGCAGGACGGCGTCGAGGTCCCCGGGCGCGAGCCCGGCGGACACCAGGGCGCGGCGCAGGGCCTCGACGGTCTCGCCCACCGCGGGCCGGATCATGTCCTCGAACTCGGCGCGGCCCAGCCGGACCTGCGTGTGCGTGCCCGGCAGCATCACCGGCACCAGCACCTCGGTGTCGGCGGACAGCGCCTCCTTGGCCGCCGTGCACTCGCGGCGCAGCCCGGCGACGGCGGCCTGCACGCTCGGGTCGGCGGGGTCCAGGCCCTGCCAGACGTCGCCGAGCGCGGTGCGGACGTGGTCGAGCACGGCCTCGTCGAAGTCGACGCCGCCGAGCCGCTCGATGCCGGTGGGGTGCCCGAGCAGCGCGAACCCGCCGTCGGGGAGCTTGCGGACGACCGCGGCGTCGAAGGTGCCGCCGCCCAGGTCGTAGACGCCGACGGCGCCGCCGGGCTCGATCCGCTCGGTGCTCGCGTAGCCGACGGCCGCGGCCTGGGGCTCGGTGAGGAAGGCGACGTGGCCGAGCCCGTGCGCGGCCAGCGCCGCGGCGAACACCGCGCGCTTGTGCTCGCCCCACTCGACGGGGTGCGTGACGGCGATCGACTCGGCGGCCCCGCCCTCGCGGCGCGCGGCCTCGTCGACGACCCAGGCCACGAATCGCGCGCACAGGTCGGCGGCCGTCATGGGCTCGCCGCCGACGACCATCGGGGTGTCGTCGCCGATGCGCCGCTTGAACTCGCGGGCGACGCGGCGCGGCTCGGTCAGCGCGCGGCGCTGCGCGGGCTCGCCGAGGACGAGGCTGCCGTCGGGGGCGCGGAAGACGACGGACGCGACGGAGCTCGACACCCCGCCCAGCGGGAGCACCTCGGGACGTTCCTGGCCGTCGCGGCACACGGCGGCGGCCGTCCAGGTGGTCCCCAGGTCGATGCCGAGCTGGTAGGCCATGACGTCCCCGCCCCCTCTGTCTCTCCGTGACGATGCGGAAGCACACCGCGATCAGTCGGACATCGGCCAGGATGCCGCTCCCGTTAGCGCCGAACGGCCCAATGTCGCCCGAACGTGCTAGCCGATCACCGTGCGTGCTTGGGCCGACCGGCCCAACGCTGGGGCAGGATGCACGTCGTGACGGACAGGACCGGGAAGCGCGGTGCGCGGTGGGCGGCGGCACTCGCGCTGGTGCTCGCGGCCGCGTGCTCCGCCCCGTCGACGGTGCCCGACGTGCCGCCCGTCCAGGACCCGCGCGACGTGCGGGGGGCCGACCCGTGCGCGCTGCCCGACGCCGCGGCACTGGCGGCGGCGGGCGTCGCCGCACCCGGGACGGCGTCGACCGGGCCCGAGGGCCCGCGCTGCGAGTGGCGGGGTGGGACGGGGCGCCTGCTCGCCGTCACCGTGTTCACCGGTGACGGCGGTCTGGGCACGCTGGCCGCGAACAGCGAGCCGACGACCACGCGGGTGCGCCTGGCCGGCTACCCGGCGCTGGAGACGTTCACGGGTGAGGGCGAGTTCTGCCAGTACGACGTGGGGGTGGCGGCCGACCAGGTGCTGCTCGTCGCGCTCGAGGGCGGCGAGCCGACTCCTGCAGTGCGCTGCAGTCGCTGCTGCCCCCGGTGCTCGCCGCCCTGCCCGGCTGACCCCCGCCCCGCTGATCCCCACGGGGCTGCGGGGGCGGATCCCCATGGGGCTCCCCGCGGGGTGCGGGCGGCACCCCGCTGACCGCGGGGGTTCCCCGGCCGCAGTCTTCTCGCAAGCCGGGACCGACCGGCACCCCCAGAGAGGACCGGAACCATGGCCAACGGCCCCAGCTTCAACTTCGCCCAGTTCGTCGTCCCCGTGAGCACCAACGACCAGGACGCGTCCGGCGGCGCCGGCGGCGACAGCGGCGACGCGAGCAACCTCGGCCTCGCCCTGGGCGACGGCGGAGCGGGCGGCGCGGGCACCGGCGGCGGCGCGAGCCAGTCCATCGACGACACGGGCACCGGCACCGGTGGTGGCGGCTTCGGCCTCGGCGAGGGCGGCGACTCCTTCCTGTCGCTGCTGGGCCTGGGCGGACCGGGCGTCGGCACCGGCGTCGGCGGCGCGGGCCTGGGGCTGGGCGCTGCGGGCAACGGCGCGGCCACGGGCGGCGCGGGCACTGGCGGCGCCGGCGGCGCGGGCCCGACCCTGGGCCAGGCGGCGGCGACCGGCGCGGGCGGCGCGGGCGGTGCCGGCGGCTCGAACGCCAACGCGCAGAACACCAGCACCACGGCCGACCTGAGCTTCGACAACGGCGCCTTCGGCGACAACGACGGCTTCGACAACGACGGCTACGTCGTCGACTCCTTCAACCAGGACAACGACGGCATCGACAACAGCGACGGCTACATCGTGAACTCGAACGTCGCGAACGGGAACGGCAACTCGATCGGCAACTCCACCGAGAACATCTCGATCCGGGACTCCTACAACGTCGACGAGAGCGTCACCCAGGTCCTCGACAACGTGGGCAACGACAACTCGGACAACTCGGTGAACGTCA contains these protein-coding regions:
- a CDS encoding aldo/keto reductase encodes the protein MAQVPSIRLNSGVEIPQFGFGVFQIDPGDVGPALGAAFEAGYRHVDTAQMYRNETEVGQAIAASGLRRDEVFVTTKLDNDRHGHDEAVAALGESLERLGLDHLDLFLIHWPRPSEDRYVETWKGFEKLASDGRTRAIGVSNFQIPHLERLAAETGTVPAVNQIELHPRLPQEELRAYHREHGIATEAWSPIGQGGDLLSDERLVSLGQKYGKTPAQLVLRWHVELGNIVFPKSVTPSRIRENIEVFDFELAPADMATISELDTGERMGPDPDSFG
- a CDS encoding DUF3558 family protein; this translates as MTDRTGKRGARWAAALALVLAAACSAPSTVPDVPPVQDPRDVRGADPCALPDAAALAAAGVAAPGTASTGPEGPRCEWRGGTGRLLAVTVFTGDGGLGTLAANSEPTTTRVRLAGYPALETFTGEGEFCQYDVGVAADQVLLVALEGGEPTPAVRCSRCCPRCSPPCPADPRPADPHGAAGADPHGAPRGVRAAPR
- a CDS encoding patatin-like phospholipase family protein; its protein translation is MSGRTLVLGGGGITGIAWMLGLLAGLAERGVDLRAADDVVGTSAGSVVGAQLATGVDVEERYAAQLADPTGEVAAGIGKGALLALGVALVGPRDPQRLRARIGRFARSAATMPESERLAVIGGRLPVQEWPERSLRITAVDAHDGAFRVLDRTSGVPLVHAVASSCAVPGVYPPVTTGGTRYIDGGVRSPVNADLAAGAERVVVLAPIIRGLGPQGGVAPQVEGLRAAGSRVVLVSPDPAAVTAIGRNVLDPARRAGAARAGRTQAADVTDAIAAIWTDG
- a CDS encoding hydroxyacid-oxoacid transhydrogenase; the encoded protein is MTGIELKEETIFTWGAPPLKFGAGASDEIGFEMSGYGVKRVLIVTDPGVSALGIPQRIADTLARYEISSEIFDGVHVEPTDDSMNKAVEYARAQGDWDGFVAVGGGSAIDTAKAINLLTSHPGELMDYINKPIGAAKTPPGQLKPLIAVPTTAGTGSESTAMCVLDILSMKVKTGISHWRLRPTLAVIDPLLTMTLSPEVSAASGMDIVCHAVESYTARYYTTFDRKKPEERVTYCGSNPVSDLWCEKAMSLIAQSFRGSVHEGSLEDRSNMMMAATFAGMGFGNSGVHIPHANAYPIAGMVKDYRPAGYPQDEPMVPHGQSVSLTAPEAFRFSFESAPERHLKAAEMMDPRADKHSTPSEQLPSVLVSLMRDIGIPNGIGGVGYTEADVPDLVPGTMKQARLLATCPKTPTEDDIAGILTRSIENW
- a CDS encoding Hsp70 family protein, with translation MAYQLGIDLGTTWTAAAVCRDGQERPEVLPLGGVSSSVASVVFRAPDGSLVLGEPAQRRALTEPRRVAREFKRRIGDDTPMVVGGEPMTAADLCARFVAWVVDEAARREGGAAESIAVTHPVEWGEHKRAVFAAALAAHGLGHVAFLTEPQAAAVGYASTERIEPGGAVGVYDLGGGTFDAAVVRKLPDGGFALLGHPTGIERLGGVDFDEAVLDHVRTALGDVWQGLDPADPSVQAAVAGLRRECTAAKEALSADTEVLVPVMLPGTHTQVRLGRAEFEDMIRPAVGETVEALRRALVSAGLAPGDLDAVLLVGGSSRIPLVSQLVSAELGRSIAVDADPKAVVAAGAALTARGLVRPAVAVPVAAPAAEPLPDVLPAVPPVAFEDAPEEPDAPRRRRGTLVLAASIAVVATFGLSATLATGVVPLPAAVVGESLAQADAAVPAAGAPAGVDPWTGAAPAVTTPAGPRRPEAVAAAVRPVARVTPTGATGASAAVPTPAAVPVAPAPAAPAPVVPAAPVPAPAPVPVPGPGTGTGGTEDTGGTDTPPTDNGGDTPPADDGGSTPPADNGGGSTGGDTGGTEGGGTPPVTEPAPVGGTEGASQGGTSTAPAAAPATSAAASTAPAAP
- a CDS encoding FAD-binding and (Fe-S)-binding domain-containing protein, giving the protein MRRSPRRGRRVLPRRAAQTEPVSSSDVDDLSAALSRAVRGPVRFDPAHRAMYSADASNYRRVPIGVVTPVDVDDVEAAVSVCSAHDVPVLPRGAGTSIAGQAVNAAVVLDFASHLNRIESIDPEARTARVQPGVVLDKLRDAARPHGLTFGPDPSTHNRCTLGGMIGNNACGSHSVAWGKTVDNVHALDVLTYRGQRLELGRGEHGAGIPAQLAALADRLGEQVRTSFPDLTRRVSGYNLDQLLPENGFDLAKALVGTEGTCATVLGATVRLVESPAFRALAVLGFPDAYTAADHVMPIRELGPLTIEGMDAGLIAALRAANPLETASRALPEGGGWLYVETGGATRAEAEAAADAVVVAMKPFTPHALVVSDPGQMKALWRIREDGAGILTRSPDGGEAWPGWEDAAVPPERFGAYLREFDALLTKHGRRGAYYGHFGDGCLHVRIDFDLLTREGIANFRGFMEEGADLVVAHGGSLSGEHGDGTARAELLPRMYPPEIIAAFEEFKGIWDPDDRMNPGSVVRPKKMDEDLRIFVGMPTMVDAPMLAFAHDRGSFGRATRRCLGVGKCVTESGGVMCPSYRATGEEMHSTRGRARLLFEMANGEVIKGGWDSTEVDDALDLCLSCKGCKRDCPVGVDMAAYKTEFLAQRYQGKVRPASHYSMGALPRWMRIVGKLPAGVVDVLNAAARSPLGALAKRAGGITPERAIPAIARTPYTRTGVGPGAGARLGARVRAGLPGPVRRRLPGVGGATPVQRDDSEVALLHGGPGSRGRILLWPDTFTNHFDPAIAVDAVAVLERLGYTVELPPRDVCCGLTWTSTGQVDAARRVLRRSLRTIEPWLAAGVPVVGLEPSCTAALRADGPELLPDEPLAAALSTGVRTFAEVLGEHVDELAAAATGPARKALVQVHCHQHAELGTDDDRAVMAAIGVDAEVLDSGCCGLAGNFGFEKGHYDVSMACAERVLLPAVRAADADVDVLADGFSCRTQLRQAGTREPVHLAQLAARALGVS
- a CDS encoding adhesin; this translates as MLAITDIAAEAIKSLTTDAELPDGGGLRIAAPSPDQGLELSLAGQPSADDVVLSGDGVAVFLEPVAAQVLDDKVLDVQPVAGADGEQELRFAIGPQQQPDA
- a CDS encoding FmdB family zinc ribbon protein, with product MPIYVFKCECGYRFEYLASFDAAAPGCPECGGATRKIPAGFSLGGQASAGLTKEQMPQTWRGTYNGDREYVTKLRRQWDKRQQVEAKHPEIAGDQRPIIAHEGRYHAAPLRAGDVPLGGAAGHGTTPRPAAEDATPAAPPSTGHGHGHGGHGHGHGHATKPTTGSTGASPAGGSD